The following proteins are co-located in the Micromonospora coriariae genome:
- a CDS encoding site-2 protease family protein, with amino-acid sequence MEQTSRPPRRPDRRTGLNVGRLFGVPLHLNASMLLLAALVAVLYAEFARRQLDLPQVSGYLIGFGFVVSLLGSVLLHELGHALTARRYGIGVRGITLELLGGYTEMDRDAPSPRVDLLVSLAGPAVSAVLAVVAVAATLALPGGTVAHQLAFQLAVSNVIVALFNILPGLPLDGGRALRAAVWGLTGDRHRGTEVAGWAGRAVAVGTVALVVLLTLTDYLAPLALPLMLLVAVTLWRGAGQSIRAARVSRRFPLIDLSRLARPVWPVTTGTPLSEAQRRRAEGGQPTAALLVTDSTGRPVALVDPAAAEAVPADRRPWLAVDAVARSLGALPALPVGLDGERVMDAVQSHPGAQYVVTAGEDVVGILHIADLAQLLEPDRKMTS; translated from the coding sequence ATGGAGCAGACATCCCGGCCGCCGCGGCGACCCGACCGGCGCACCGGCCTGAACGTGGGCCGGCTGTTCGGAGTACCGCTGCACCTCAACGCCTCGATGCTCCTGCTCGCCGCGCTGGTCGCCGTGCTGTACGCGGAGTTCGCCCGCCGGCAGCTGGACCTGCCGCAGGTCAGCGGCTACCTGATCGGCTTCGGGTTCGTGGTGTCGCTGCTCGGCTCGGTGCTGCTGCACGAGCTGGGTCACGCGCTCACCGCCCGGCGGTACGGCATCGGTGTGCGCGGGATCACCCTGGAACTGCTCGGCGGGTACACCGAGATGGACCGGGACGCCCCGTCCCCCCGGGTCGACCTGCTGGTTTCGCTGGCCGGCCCCGCGGTCTCCGCGGTGCTGGCCGTCGTCGCGGTGGCCGCGACGCTGGCCCTGCCCGGGGGCACCGTGGCCCACCAGCTCGCCTTCCAGCTCGCGGTGAGCAATGTCATCGTCGCGCTGTTCAACATCCTGCCCGGCCTGCCCCTGGACGGCGGCCGGGCGCTGCGCGCCGCGGTGTGGGGCCTGACCGGCGACCGGCACCGCGGCACCGAGGTCGCCGGCTGGGCCGGCCGTGCGGTCGCCGTCGGCACCGTCGCCCTGGTCGTGCTGCTCACCCTCACCGACTACCTGGCGCCGTTGGCGCTGCCGCTGATGCTGCTGGTCGCCGTCACCCTCTGGCGTGGCGCCGGACAGTCGATCCGGGCCGCCCGGGTCAGCCGCCGGTTCCCGCTGATCGACCTGTCCCGCCTGGCCCGGCCGGTCTGGCCGGTGACCACCGGCACACCGCTGTCCGAGGCCCAGCGCCGGCGCGCCGAGGGTGGGCAGCCCACCGCCGCGCTGCTGGTCACCGACTCCACCGGCCGGCCGGTCGCGCTGGTCGACCCGGCCGCCGCCGAGGCGGTACCCGCCGATCGCCGCCCGTGGCTGGCCGTGGACGCCGTCGCCCGGTCGCTGGGCGCGCTCCCCGCGCTGCCGGTCGGGCTGGACGGCGAGCGGGTGATGGACGCCGTGCAGAGCCACCCGGGCGCGCAGTACGTGGTGACGGCAGGCGAAGATGTCGTCGGCATTCTGCACATCGCGGACCTCGCGCAGCTCCTCGAACCCGACCGGAAGATGACATCGTGA
- a CDS encoding RecB family exonuclease produces MTAEPVTTHHSPSPAQAPSTVRASLSPSRAADFKTCPLLYRFRSIDRLPERTTIEQARGTLVHAVLERLFDLPAEGRTPAAAGDLVAPQWDRMVTEQPELAGIFDGAEPAGPVEFLRSAAGLLEGYFAVEDPTRLEPAERESLISAVVDEELLIRGYLDRLDVAPDGALRVVDYKTGGAPREAFEARALFQLKFYALVLWRTRGVVPKVLRLLYLRDAEVLDYTPDAEELVRFERTVVALWRAIEQATDRQDFRPRPSKLCDWCSHQALCPSFGGTPPPFPVRVAGADPLRDARSGPAAPGADD; encoded by the coding sequence ATGACGGCGGAACCGGTCACCACCCACCACTCCCCCTCCCCGGCGCAGGCGCCGTCGACGGTGCGGGCCTCGCTGTCCCCGTCGCGGGCGGCGGATTTCAAGACCTGCCCGCTGCTCTACCGGTTCCGCAGCATCGACCGGCTGCCCGAGCGGACCACCATCGAGCAGGCCCGGGGCACCCTGGTGCACGCGGTGCTGGAGCGCCTGTTCGACCTGCCCGCCGAGGGCCGCACACCGGCCGCTGCCGGTGACCTGGTGGCCCCTCAGTGGGACCGGATGGTCACCGAGCAGCCGGAGCTGGCCGGGATCTTCGACGGCGCGGAGCCGGCCGGGCCGGTGGAGTTCCTGCGTTCCGCCGCCGGACTGCTGGAGGGCTACTTCGCGGTGGAGGACCCGACCCGGTTGGAGCCGGCCGAGCGGGAGAGCCTGATCTCGGCGGTGGTCGACGAGGAACTGCTGATCCGGGGTTACCTCGACCGGCTCGACGTGGCCCCGGACGGCGCGCTGCGGGTGGTCGACTACAAGACCGGTGGCGCCCCGCGGGAGGCGTTCGAGGCGCGGGCGCTGTTCCAGCTGAAGTTCTACGCGCTGGTGCTGTGGCGCACCCGCGGGGTGGTGCCCAAGGTGCTGCGACTGCTCTACCTGCGCGACGCCGAGGTGTTGGACTACACGCCCGACGCCGAGGAGCTGGTCCGCTTCGAGCGCACGGTGGTGGCGCTGTGGCGGGCGATCGAGCAGGCCACCGACCGGCAGGATTTCCGGCCCCGCCCGAGCAAGCTGTGCGACTGGTGCAGTCACCAGGCGCTGTGCCCCAGTTTCGGCGGCACCCCGCCACCGTTCCCGGTCCGCGTGGCCGGCGCCGATCCCCTGCGCGACGCCCGCTCCGGTCCGGCGGCTCCGGGCGCCGACGACTGA